In the Phaeobacter piscinae genome, CGGTCTTAGGGATATGACCCTGAACCACCGGTTAGAGACTAAGATGTCCAAAACGAAACAGACCGGAACGCAGCAGCGTCCCGGCCTGAGATGACGTGTCTATGATCGCTGTGCTGTGCTTACAGCAGACCTGCGTGCGCCATGGCGGCGTCGATTGCGGCCTTGGTGCTGTCTTCCAGACCGGTCAGCGGCAGGCGCACCTCCTCGCTGCACAGGCCCAATTTCGATAGGCCGTATTTCGCCCCCGCCAGACCCGGCTCGATGAAGATCGCCTCATGCAGCGGCATCAGCTTGTCCTGATACTCCAGCGCCAATGCGTAATCACCGGCCAGCGTCGCCGCTTGGAATTCGGCGCAGAGCTTCGGCGCGACATTGGCCGTCACCGAAATGCAGCCAACCCCACCATGAGCGTTGAAGCCCAGCGCGGTGGCATCCTCGCCAGACAGCTGGATGAAATCCGCGCCGCAAGAGGCGCGCTGCTGGGACACGCGGGCGATATCGCCGGTTGCATCCTTCACACCAATGATGCGCTCCAGCTTGGCCAGTTCGCCCATGGTGGCAGGGGTCATGTCGATGACCGAGCGACCGGGAATATTGTAGATCACAATCGGAATATCGGCGCAGTTATGAAGCTCGGTGAAATGCGCAATCAATCCGCGCTGGGTTGGCTTGTTGTAATAGGGCGTCACCACCAGCGCGGCATCGGCGCCAACCTCGGCGGCGAATTGCACGAACCGCTTGCCTTCAACCGTGTTATTGGATCCGGCCCCGGCAATCACCGGCACCCGGCCTGCCGCGATTTTCACCACTTCGGCAATGACGGTTTCATGCTCTTCATGGGTCAGCGTTGGGCTTTCACCGGTGGTGCCCACCGGGACCAGCGCTGTAGAGCCCTGATCAATGTGCCACTCGACCAACCGTTTGAGCGTATCCAGATCCAGCTCGCCGTTGGAAAACGGGGTGACGAGGGCTGGCATAGAGCCTTTGAACATGGGCACGCTCCCTTTGCTGTTCGTGCGGGCGCAGAATTGCACCGGCTTGAGTGATGGACATGCCGGGGATTTGAGTTGATACCGGCAGGTCACGGATTATCGTCATTGGCTCTATCCCCGGAACGTTGGAAAATGCAAG is a window encoding:
- the dapA gene encoding 4-hydroxy-tetrahydrodipicolinate synthase, which codes for MFKGSMPALVTPFSNGELDLDTLKRLVEWHIDQGSTALVPVGTTGESPTLTHEEHETVIAEVVKIAAGRVPVIAGAGSNNTVEGKRFVQFAAEVGADAALVVTPYYNKPTQRGLIAHFTELHNCADIPIVIYNIPGRSVIDMTPATMGELAKLERIIGVKDATGDIARVSQQRASCGADFIQLSGEDATALGFNAHGGVGCISVTANVAPKLCAEFQAATLAGDYALALEYQDKLMPLHEAIFIEPGLAGAKYGLSKLGLCSEEVRLPLTGLEDSTKAAIDAAMAHAGLL